A window of Candidatus Alcyoniella australis contains these coding sequences:
- a CDS encoding glycosyltransferase family 39 protein has translation MRRIGPLPWLMAAMAVVYTAYCWYFPIDYLPDTNTYIFPARAILEGSYDSIYRVPVYPMFLAAWMALGLNTDQIVIVQHVIAWLTIALLYWAVLPGLGRRGALFVALIYGISPVWLSLQHMIFSEALFVPLSVLCLTIALRGKLAQGPLGLTALLAVLMMISALTRPIYLSFVACMPLLYLLFRNEPLKNRLAHAVVFCAVCAAMVMPWMLRQSDEQTDFFTPIAARNLPINAVMLIDPKMPSSDEGARDFAVENFRTRGYAKDGWTSGERNDAMLLLFNELGTAFEVDEPEVNRMLTRLALEGIAYKPLGYAKVALINFLTLMLTVPAMALLFLAPLLIACRREQRPSFSAGQMLYLKAHVLVLAVVTALFEVGMPRYSLTFWVALCVLFVAAARLVQARYRPAEGSKAERSGST, from the coding sequence ATGCGCAGAATCGGACCGCTGCCGTGGCTGATGGCGGCCATGGCCGTGGTCTACACGGCCTATTGTTGGTACTTTCCCATCGATTACCTGCCGGACACCAATACCTATATCTTTCCGGCGCGGGCGATTCTCGAAGGCTCATACGACTCGATTTACCGCGTGCCGGTCTACCCGATGTTCCTGGCGGCCTGGATGGCTCTGGGGCTGAACACCGACCAGATCGTGATCGTGCAGCACGTGATCGCCTGGCTGACCATCGCATTGCTGTACTGGGCCGTGCTGCCCGGCCTGGGCCGTCGCGGCGCGCTGTTCGTGGCGTTGATCTACGGCATCAGCCCGGTCTGGCTGAGCCTGCAACACATGATCTTCTCCGAGGCGCTGTTCGTGCCGCTCTCCGTGCTGTGCCTGACCATCGCCCTGCGCGGCAAGCTGGCCCAGGGCCCGCTGGGCCTTACCGCGCTGCTGGCAGTGCTGATGATGATCTCGGCGCTGACCAGGCCGATCTACCTGTCGTTCGTCGCCTGCATGCCGTTGCTCTACTTGTTGTTCCGCAACGAGCCGCTGAAAAACAGGCTGGCTCATGCCGTGGTGTTCTGCGCGGTCTGTGCGGCGATGGTTATGCCCTGGATGCTGCGCCAAAGCGACGAGCAGACCGACTTCTTTACGCCGATCGCCGCGCGCAACCTGCCGATCAACGCCGTGATGCTGATCGATCCCAAGATGCCCAGCAGTGACGAGGGTGCCAGAGATTTCGCCGTGGAAAATTTCCGAACACGGGGCTATGCCAAAGATGGATGGACCAGCGGCGAGCGCAACGATGCGATGCTGCTGCTGTTTAATGAGCTGGGCACCGCGTTCGAGGTGGACGAGCCGGAAGTCAACCGGATGCTGACCCGTCTGGCCTTAGAGGGCATAGCCTATAAACCGCTGGGTTATGCCAAGGTGGCGCTGATCAACTTCCTGACCTTGATGCTCACCGTTCCGGCGATGGCCCTGCTGTTCCTCGCGCCGTTGTTGATCGCCTGCCGACGCGAACAGCGGCCGAGTTTCAGCGCGGGACAGATGCTCTATCTTAAGGCCCACGTGTTGGTGCTCGCGGTGGTCACGGCGCTGTTCGAGGTCGGCATGCCGCGCTATTCGCTTACGTTCTGGGTCGCGCTGTGCGTGTTGTTCGTGGCCGCGGCGCGGCTGGTGCAAGCGCGCTATCGTCCCGCCGAGGGGTCGAAGGCCGAGAGGTCGGGGTCAACGTAG
- a CDS encoding RNA-binding protein, giving the protein MGTKLYVGGLPWSMSSEDLQNAFAPHGQVVEAKVIEDRQTGRSRGFGFVTFSNEEEAKSALKLDGTEMDGRRIKVDMARERSGGGDRGDFGGGGGSGGGY; this is encoded by the coding sequence ATGGGTACAAAGCTTTACGTGGGCGGCCTTCCTTGGTCGATGAGCAGCGAGGATCTGCAAAACGCATTTGCCCCGCACGGTCAGGTTGTAGAGGCCAAGGTGATCGAAGACCGCCAGACCGGGCGCAGCCGAGGCTTCGGCTTCGTGACTTTCTCCAACGAGGAGGAGGCCAAGAGCGCGCTTAAGCTCGATGGCACCGAGATGGACGGACGCCGGATCAAAGTCGACATGGCTCGCGAACGTAGCGGCGGCGGAGATCGCGGCGACTTCGGCGGCGGCGGCGGTTCGGGCGGTGGTTACTAA
- a CDS encoding pyruvate formate lyase family protein, which translates to MTAEAAHVLEDLGQPRPSERIKRLQRRYQSGEAHISVERARYFTHSWQDTQDHDMSRNLRVALAMRRVYERMTIHLDPDDRIAGYWTEHFLGAPVIIERGEYNRVLEAELTKPRMAAFRAASAAKALKYLLRKGKLGELIHNQRLANRAGAQPMNMGLQTMDRREVNPFQIDPADRRELLGELLPYWRDRCLADVLEQRLAQSGLYSEEMHDFATALPGNTSRQVIMLATCATCATIQGHVILDYQNALDNGLEAMLAQVLHQLEQDGLSQEQRDFLLSIRHALEGVETYARRLAVKVREAADIERDPGRRAELERMARDCERVPLKPPQTFAQAVQALWTLKTAVELAHPMNLHCFGRLDQILYPYYRADLEAGRTDPAAACELIEELLLKLMSQNIRLESNMLSHFYHRFLGSTPVTIGGLTPEGKDGTNALTYLFLRAAHNSKAITNISLRVHKKTPDELLHVMADYLQQGTSSYALFNDEVNVPAMRNSGFAERDAHDYAVMGCVEMTCPGRTGSMSANALLLSRVLDITLRNGDAATMAGTIHGEGLQTGDPDTFGDYAELEDAFIKQAQFFVDKIVRGSNLRDELHAELLPAPYISAFMHGCQKSMRDVTHGGADYDLSGISFINSIANLSDSLYVIKKLVFEQRAFSVKQLLQAVDNDFVGHEELLEQIQGLGGMWGNGEPQSDELARRVSERLFKLTHDHRSFKGGPFVPYVISMTTHTIDGRLSIATPDGRRAATPFAASCNPYNVERQGVTAALRSVATLPFEHVLGCAVNIKFHPSGVGQTRTARDKWIQLIRAYFAMGGSQLQPTVASSQMLRDAQRNPEQYRDLIVKVGGYSTYFVDMGREIQQEVIDRTEHGEI; encoded by the coding sequence ATGACGGCTGAAGCGGCTCACGTCCTGGAAGACCTTGGCCAGCCCCGCCCCTCGGAACGCATCAAGCGGTTGCAACGGCGCTACCAAAGCGGCGAGGCACACATCTCAGTGGAGCGCGCGCGCTATTTTACCCACAGTTGGCAGGACACTCAGGACCACGACATGTCGCGCAACCTGCGCGTGGCCCTTGCCATGCGCCGGGTCTACGAACGAATGACGATCCACCTGGACCCGGACGATCGCATCGCCGGCTACTGGACCGAGCACTTCCTCGGCGCACCGGTAATCATCGAGCGCGGCGAGTACAACCGCGTGCTCGAGGCCGAGCTGACCAAGCCGCGCATGGCTGCGTTCCGCGCCGCGTCCGCGGCCAAGGCCCTGAAGTACTTGCTGCGCAAAGGCAAGCTGGGCGAGCTGATTCACAACCAACGCCTGGCGAACCGCGCCGGGGCCCAGCCGATGAACATGGGATTGCAGACCATGGACCGGCGCGAGGTCAACCCGTTTCAGATCGACCCGGCCGACCGTCGCGAGCTGCTGGGCGAGCTGCTGCCCTATTGGCGCGACCGCTGCCTGGCCGACGTGCTCGAACAGCGCTTGGCCCAGTCGGGACTTTACTCCGAGGAGATGCACGACTTTGCCACGGCCCTGCCGGGCAACACCTCGCGCCAGGTAATAATGCTCGCCACCTGCGCCACCTGCGCCACGATCCAGGGGCACGTAATCCTCGACTATCAAAACGCCCTGGATAACGGTCTGGAGGCAATGCTGGCCCAAGTGCTGCACCAGCTCGAGCAAGACGGGTTAAGCCAAGAGCAGCGCGACTTTCTACTCTCGATCAGGCACGCCCTGGAGGGCGTGGAGACCTACGCGCGACGCCTGGCCGTCAAGGTGCGCGAGGCTGCGGACATTGAGCGGGATCCCGGACGCCGCGCCGAGCTCGAACGCATGGCGCGCGACTGCGAGCGCGTGCCGCTAAAGCCGCCGCAGACCTTTGCCCAGGCGGTTCAGGCGCTGTGGACGCTCAAGACCGCGGTGGAGCTGGCGCACCCGATGAACCTGCACTGCTTCGGCCGTCTGGACCAGATCCTCTACCCGTACTACCGCGCCGACCTCGAGGCCGGTCGCACTGATCCGGCAGCGGCCTGCGAGCTGATCGAGGAGCTGCTGCTCAAGCTGATGTCGCAGAACATCCGCCTCGAATCGAACATGCTCTCGCACTTCTACCACCGCTTCCTGGGCTCGACCCCGGTGACCATCGGCGGCCTGACTCCCGAGGGCAAGGACGGCACCAACGCGCTGACCTATCTGTTCCTGCGCGCGGCGCACAACTCCAAGGCGATCACCAACATCTCGCTGCGCGTGCATAAAAAGACCCCGGACGAGCTGCTGCACGTCATGGCCGACTACCTGCAGCAGGGCACGTCGAGCTACGCGCTGTTCAACGACGAGGTCAACGTGCCGGCGATGCGCAACAGCGGATTCGCCGAGCGCGACGCCCACGACTACGCGGTGATGGGCTGCGTCGAGATGACCTGCCCGGGCCGCACCGGCTCGATGAGCGCCAACGCCCTGCTGCTCTCGCGAGTGCTCGACATCACCCTGCGCAACGGCGACGCGGCCACCATGGCCGGCACGATCCACGGCGAGGGCTTGCAAACCGGCGACCCGGACACGTTCGGCGATTACGCCGAGCTTGAGGACGCCTTTATCAAGCAGGCACAATTCTTTGTCGACAAAATCGTACGCGGCTCCAACCTACGCGACGAGCTGCACGCCGAGCTGCTGCCCGCGCCCTACATCTCGGCCTTCATGCACGGCTGCCAAAAGAGCATGCGCGACGTGACGCACGGCGGCGCGGACTACGACCTCTCCGGGATCTCGTTCATCAACTCCATCGCCAACCTCAGCGACTCGCTGTACGTAATTAAGAAGCTGGTCTTTGAGCAACGCGCGTTCAGCGTCAAACAGTTGCTGCAGGCGGTGGACAATGACTTCGTCGGCCACGAGGAGCTGCTTGAGCAGATCCAGGGGCTGGGCGGAATGTGGGGCAACGGCGAACCCCAGAGCGATGAGCTGGCGCGGCGCGTCAGCGAGCGGTTGTTCAAGCTGACCCACGACCACCGCTCGTTCAAGGGCGGCCCGTTCGTGCCCTACGTGATCAGCATGACCACCCACACCATCGACGGCCGACTGTCGATCGCCACGCCCGACGGTCGACGCGCGGCCACGCCGTTCGCCGCAAGCTGCAATCCCTACAACGTCGAACGCCAAGGCGTGACCGCGGCGTTGCGCTCGGTGGCGACGCTGCCGTTCGAACACGTCCTGGGCTGCGCGGTTAACATCAAATTTCATCCCAGCGGCGTGGGACAGACGCGCACTGCTCGCGATAAATGGATCCAGCTGATCCGCGCCTACTTCGCCATGGGCGGGTCGCAGCTTCAGCCGACCGTGGCCAGCTCCCAGATGCTGCGCGACGCCCAACGCAATCCGGAACAGTACCGCGACCTAATCGTCAAGGTCGGCGGATACAGCACCTACTTCGTGGACATGGGACGCGAGATCCAACAAGAGGTGATCGACCGCACCGAACACGGCGAAATTTAA
- a CDS encoding class I SAM-dependent methyltransferase, protein MTEIVCNACRSTQISERYRFDDRSLYRCNQCGLEFIHPIPEHAEQLYGEYYLSIDGVGREVGYDNYFADRELLQREFVRRIELIEQQRPPGSLLEIGCAAGFFLDAALQRGWSTMGIEISEQAARYAREQLGLDVRQGTIEQFELEPESFDAAVLNDTIEHLRDPARAIELIAAALKPGGVLLITTPDTGSAWARLLGRRWVHLKPGEHFHYFSASSLARLLERFGLGLIHSGPLAKGRTLGGILARLNFHRFDNQSRALDWLSKAFNRRVPRRFGVRSGEMIALARKVGG, encoded by the coding sequence GTGACGGAAATCGTTTGTAACGCCTGCCGCAGTACCCAGATCAGCGAACGCTATCGTTTTGACGATCGTTCGTTGTATCGCTGCAACCAGTGCGGCCTGGAGTTCATCCACCCGATCCCGGAACACGCCGAGCAACTCTACGGCGAGTACTATCTGTCCATCGACGGCGTCGGGCGCGAGGTGGGCTACGACAACTACTTCGCCGACCGCGAGCTGCTGCAGCGCGAGTTCGTACGCAGGATCGAGCTGATCGAACAACAGCGGCCGCCTGGATCGCTGCTCGAGATCGGCTGCGCCGCGGGCTTCTTTCTCGACGCTGCGCTCCAGCGCGGCTGGAGCACGATGGGCATCGAGATCTCGGAGCAGGCCGCGCGCTATGCCCGCGAACAGCTTGGGCTCGATGTGCGCCAGGGCACGATCGAGCAGTTCGAACTCGAGCCCGAATCGTTCGATGCGGCGGTGCTGAACGACACTATCGAGCACCTGCGCGATCCGGCGCGGGCGATTGAGCTGATCGCCGCGGCGCTTAAGCCCGGCGGCGTGCTGCTGATTACCACGCCGGACACGGGATCGGCCTGGGCCCGGCTGCTGGGCCGGCGCTGGGTGCACCTCAAGCCCGGGGAGCACTTCCACTACTTCAGCGCGTCCTCCCTGGCGCGGCTGCTCGAGCGCTTCGGACTGGGGCTGATCCACAGCGGGCCGCTGGCCAAGGGGCGCACCTTGGGCGGAATTTTGGCGCGCTTGAACTTCCATCGCTTTGACAACCAATCGCGGGCGTTGGATTGGCTGAGCAAGGCGTTCAACCGCCGAGTGCCGCGTAGATTCGGCGTGCGTTCGGGCGAGATGATCGCCCTGGCGCGCAAGGTCGGCGGCTGA
- a CDS encoding glycosyltransferase family 39 protein, with product MLTSVDSAGQGDRMRGAFIGVAWVLLIFLAFAGLYWLGYPARAELGMSTEGDYMLGALQLQRDLAQCDGACDTAATVLNPGYVMAPGLPVFSTPLFSLKELTPQRLRLVNLAAMLLLLAAVYGLTAQLYGRRAAVLAALITAGIPASDGLSGFYNQYLLSAAANALALLLLFKTDGLRRLRWAAPAGLALGLALLCHRGSVLFIFAPVVLIYFALGLRREGKMRPLLGLALYLLPALLPAWGHMWAYYRSHLFDPVFFAQLQAAWHDQSRSVIEFLCNSRPSDVLSGTINYELSTGGGSDADPWFHFRSLFDVQLGWALGLLWLPAAAVLAWVRRRDSRTWALLAAALLPPLWFGAFGTKNHFYIYQVVPLFATIIAGSAAALPRPRARLAATTYIVAATLLCGWLPTLYAASIAGRDGLHYRFSTVWRAGYMRDFDTPGLGSACRDQLALLKPSDLQRTAVLLVGYAEIYDERNLDSMSLTRDLLACMGMGLRDLPLAQVELLTQSAPDGVLAEVWIYHADERGYQAAAALTALQQRAEPGFPAFSQGWSDRPFNLPPRPAGQALVRPTGGMNHPLKILVYGAQEGEAFVAP from the coding sequence ATGTTGACCAGCGTTGACTCTGCGGGCCAGGGCGACCGAATGCGCGGGGCGTTTATCGGCGTGGCCTGGGTGCTGCTGATCTTTCTGGCATTCGCCGGGCTGTATTGGCTCGGGTATCCGGCGCGCGCCGAGTTGGGGATGAGCACCGAGGGCGACTACATGCTTGGCGCACTGCAACTGCAGCGTGACTTGGCGCAGTGCGACGGAGCGTGCGACACGGCTGCGACCGTGCTCAATCCCGGCTACGTGATGGCCCCGGGCCTGCCGGTGTTCAGTACTCCGCTGTTTAGCCTGAAAGAGCTGACTCCCCAACGGCTGCGTCTGGTCAACCTGGCGGCGATGTTGCTGCTGCTGGCCGCGGTCTACGGCCTGACCGCGCAGCTCTACGGCAGGCGGGCCGCAGTACTCGCCGCGCTGATCACGGCGGGCATCCCGGCCTCGGACGGCCTTAGCGGGTTTTACAATCAATACCTGCTCTCGGCCGCAGCCAACGCGTTGGCCCTGCTGCTGTTGTTCAAGACCGACGGACTGCGTCGGCTGCGCTGGGCAGCGCCCGCGGGCCTGGCCCTGGGCCTAGCCCTGCTGTGCCACCGCGGCAGCGTGCTGTTCATTTTCGCGCCGGTGGTATTGATCTACTTCGCCCTCGGGCTGCGGCGCGAGGGGAAAATGCGCCCGCTGCTGGGGCTGGCGTTGTACCTGCTGCCCGCGCTGCTGCCGGCCTGGGGCCACATGTGGGCGTACTACCGCAGCCACCTGTTCGACCCGGTATTTTTCGCGCAGCTGCAGGCGGCCTGGCACGACCAGTCGCGCAGTGTAATCGAATTTCTGTGTAACTCGCGGCCCAGCGATGTGCTCAGCGGGACGATCAACTACGAGCTTTCCACGGGCGGCGGGTCGGACGCGGACCCCTGGTTCCACTTCCGTTCGCTGTTCGACGTGCAGCTGGGTTGGGCTCTGGGGCTGCTGTGGCTGCCCGCGGCAGCGGTGCTGGCCTGGGTCCGGCGGCGCGATTCGCGGACCTGGGCGCTGCTGGCCGCCGCGTTGCTGCCGCCGCTGTGGTTCGGCGCCTTTGGCACCAAGAACCACTTCTACATTTACCAGGTGGTGCCGCTGTTCGCGACGATCATCGCCGGGTCTGCCGCCGCGCTGCCTAGGCCCCGGGCGCGGCTGGCCGCCACGACCTACATTGTTGCCGCGACGCTGCTCTGCGGCTGGCTGCCGACCCTCTACGCCGCATCGATCGCCGGCCGCGACGGACTGCACTATCGTTTCAGCACGGTCTGGCGCGCGGGCTATATGCGGGACTTCGATACCCCGGGGCTGGGAAGCGCGTGCCGCGATCAGCTGGCGCTGCTCAAGCCGTCGGACTTACAGCGCACAGCAGTGCTGCTGGTGGGCTACGCCGAGATTTACGACGAGCGCAATCTGGACTCGATGAGCTTGACCCGCGACCTGTTGGCCTGCATGGGCATGGGCCTGCGCGACCTGCCGTTGGCCCAGGTCGAGCTGTTGACGCAATCCGCTCCGGACGGGGTCCTGGCCGAGGTCTGGATCTATCATGCGGACGAGCGCGGCTATCAGGCGGCCGCGGCCCTGACCGCGCTGCAACAACGGGCCGAGCCCGGCTTCCCCGCCTTTTCCCAGGGCTGGAGCGATCGCCCGTTCAATCTGCCGCCGCGGCCCGCTGGGCAGGCGTTGGTGAGGCCCACCGGCGGCATGAATCATCCGTTGAAAATACTGGTCTACGGCGCGCAAGAGGGCGAGGCTTTCGTAGCCCCATGA
- a CDS encoding NAD-dependent epimerase/dehydratase family protein: MNNPGKALVTGADGLLGSYLVRELLEANIAVRVLRQPNSKSPTLDGLKIESQQADLLGPAADLERAVDGCDCVFHLAAITDQWAPDELIYNVNLEGTHKLLDACLTQGIKRLVFCGSASSYQSGTIERPGDESGGFPEQYRGIAYMESKHRASALVKQYVDEHGLDAVICAPTFMLGLYDSRPSSGELIKQFVEKQLLFASAGGRNFAHARDVARGMLGALLRGTAGRSYILGGRNMSYFDFFSAVARIAHTRPPKVVLPGALVLTGGALAEAFGKLSGKKVQLNRRIARLSLIGSYYSSQRAIDELEMPQTDVEQSIEDSLTGLKQYGHLR, encoded by the coding sequence ATGAATAATCCGGGCAAAGCATTGGTCACCGGAGCCGACGGGCTGCTGGGCAGCTACCTGGTGCGCGAGCTGCTCGAAGCCAACATCGCGGTGCGCGTACTGCGGCAGCCGAACAGCAAATCGCCGACCCTCGATGGACTTAAAATCGAGTCGCAGCAGGCCGACCTGCTCGGTCCGGCAGCCGACCTGGAGCGCGCGGTCGATGGCTGCGACTGTGTCTTTCATCTGGCGGCGATCACCGACCAGTGGGCGCCGGACGAGCTGATCTACAACGTCAATTTGGAGGGCACGCACAAGCTGCTCGACGCCTGCCTGACGCAAGGCATCAAGCGGCTGGTGTTCTGCGGCTCGGCCAGCTCCTACCAAAGCGGCACGATCGAGCGTCCGGGCGACGAGAGCGGCGGCTTCCCCGAGCAATATCGCGGCATCGCCTACATGGAGTCCAAGCACCGCGCTTCAGCGCTGGTCAAGCAATACGTGGACGAGCACGGGCTGGACGCGGTGATCTGCGCGCCGACCTTCATGCTCGGGCTCTACGACTCCCGGCCCAGCTCGGGCGAGCTGATCAAACAGTTCGTCGAAAAACAGCTGCTCTTCGCCTCGGCCGGCGGCCGCAACTTCGCCCATGCCCGCGATGTGGCGCGCGGCATGCTCGGGGCGCTGCTGCGAGGAACGGCCGGACGCAGCTACATCCTCGGCGGCCGCAACATGAGCTACTTCGACTTTTTCAGCGCAGTGGCGCGCATTGCGCACACGCGGCCGCCCAAGGTCGTGCTGCCCGGCGCGCTGGTGCTCACCGGCGGCGCATTGGCCGAGGCCTTCGGAAAGCTCAGCGGCAAAAAAGTGCAGCTCAACCGGCGCATCGCGCGTTTGTCGCTGATCGGAAGCTACTACAGCTCGCAACGCGCCATCGACGAGTTGGAGATGCCGCAGACCGACGTAGAGCAATCGATCGAGGACTCGCTGACCGGTCTCAAACAATACGGACACCTGAGGTGA
- a CDS encoding TetR/AcrR family transcriptional regulator: MSHTPKSARDKILRAADRLFGEVGFDAATTREIAELSGVNKALIHYHFDSKQALLAALLDDYYQRMRIELTAALDLPGTARQRLLRLIDAYHDLLERNRNFSRIVQREASGGKHANRIRELMGPLFELGTQLIKGAFPATHDGELAAEQLMISFYGMIAGYFSYSGMLEPLLGGDPLSAQNLARRRSHLRRMTQMLLDELERISTSEAEDDG; the protein is encoded by the coding sequence ATGAGCCATACACCGAAATCAGCCAGAGACAAGATCCTGCGCGCAGCTGATCGGCTGTTCGGCGAGGTTGGATTCGACGCCGCTACCACCCGCGAGATCGCTGAGCTCTCGGGCGTGAACAAGGCGCTGATCCATTACCACTTCGACAGCAAGCAGGCGCTGCTCGCGGCGCTGCTGGACGACTACTACCAACGGATGCGCATCGAGCTCACCGCGGCCCTGGATCTGCCGGGCACTGCCCGTCAACGGCTGCTGCGGCTGATCGACGCCTACCACGACTTGCTCGAACGCAACCGCAACTTCAGCCGCATCGTGCAGCGCGAGGCCTCGGGCGGCAAACACGCCAACCGCATCCGCGAGCTGATGGGGCCGCTGTTCGAGCTGGGCACTCAATTGATCAAAGGCGCGTTCCCCGCGACGCACGATGGCGAGCTGGCAGCGGAGCAGCTAATGATCAGCTTCTACGGAATGATCGCCGGATACTTCAGCTACTCGGGCATGCTCGAGCCGCTGCTGGGCGGCGACCCGCTGAGCGCGCAGAACTTGGCCCGGCGCCGCTCGCACCTGCGGCGGATGACCCAGATGCTGCTCGACGAGCTCGAGCGAATCTCAACAAGCGAGGCCGAAGATGACGGCTGA
- a CDS encoding radical SAM protein — protein sequence MLRRSYGRLARLAGDGGLLPPYRMQFELTYRCNQRCSHCFQRRIADDEGRRLPAGELPAHEWIGLAQQVPAFTLITLTGGEPLAHPEFFRILEGVGAIRRVNLLSNALLLDDRLIDLCLRTHTLLIGSALMGDREIHDRITCVPGSYDASIQRLDALQRAKRKVGRRYPLLDIKMTVTAENFGCVETIISQAVKLDADFVTFSLEYDNPVKMNPFLTQTLDDPSYEKVHYFGPLEDRGLRAEFAKLFSSLVRRGSAGRTRFRFYPAFRDPELTEDYFLNAERYYGKMLPCFDPWGCLIITPQGRVYPCLSYEVGSVIDSSLKQVWRSERFARFRALIRERGTLPACWGCCYVDPDLSAFDPSAGR from the coding sequence ATGCTGCGACGATCGTACGGTCGCCTGGCGCGCTTGGCCGGCGACGGCGGTCTGCTGCCGCCCTATCGCATGCAGTTCGAACTGACCTACCGCTGCAACCAGCGCTGCTCTCACTGTTTTCAGCGCCGCATTGCCGACGATGAGGGTCGGCGCCTGCCCGCGGGAGAGCTGCCGGCCCACGAATGGATCGGGCTGGCGCAACAGGTTCCGGCCTTCACGCTGATCACGCTCACCGGCGGCGAGCCCCTGGCGCATCCCGAATTCTTCCGCATCCTCGAGGGGGTCGGCGCAATTCGGCGGGTCAACCTGCTGAGCAACGCGCTGCTGCTCGACGACCGCTTGATCGATCTGTGCCTGCGCACGCACACGCTGCTGATCGGCAGCGCGCTAATGGGCGACCGCGAGATCCATGATCGAATCACCTGCGTACCCGGCTCCTACGACGCCTCCATCCAGCGGCTTGACGCGCTGCAGCGTGCCAAGCGCAAGGTTGGACGACGCTACCCGCTGCTCGATATAAAAATGACGGTCACCGCCGAGAACTTCGGCTGCGTCGAAACGATCATCTCCCAGGCGGTAAAGCTCGACGCCGACTTCGTCACCTTCTCGTTGGAGTACGACAACCCGGTCAAGATGAACCCGTTTCTGACCCAAACCCTGGACGACCCCAGCTACGAGAAAGTCCACTACTTCGGCCCGCTGGAGGACCGCGGGCTGCGGGCCGAGTTCGCCAAGCTGTTCAGCTCGCTGGTGCGGCGCGGGTCGGCCGGACGCACCCGTTTCCGTTTTTACCCCGCGTTCCGCGACCCGGAGCTGACCGAGGATTACTTCCTCAACGCCGAACGCTATTACGGCAAGATGTTGCCGTGCTTCGATCCCTGGGGATGTCTGATCATCACGCCCCAAGGGCGGGTCTATCCGTGTCTGAGCTACGAGGTGGGATCGGTGATCGACTCGTCGTTAAAACAGGTCTGGCGCTCGGAGCGCTTCGCGCGCTTCAGGGCGCTGATCCGCGAGCGCGGCACCCTGCCCGCCTGTTGGGGCTGCTGCTACGTTGACCCCGACCTCTCGGCCTTCGACCCCTCGGCGGGACGATAG